A DNA window from Anastrepha ludens isolate Willacy chromosome 6, idAnaLude1.1, whole genome shotgun sequence contains the following coding sequences:
- the LOC128867643 gene encoding CCHC-type zinc finger nucleic acid binding protein produces MSAPTCYKCNRPGHFARDCNAGGGMVGGGRDMRRGGAREKCYKCNQVGHFARTCPEEAERCYRCNGIGHISKECTQADNPTCYKCNKLGHWARNCPEAMNDRNVSNISCYKCNRTGHISKNCPDTAKTCYGCGKSGHLRRECDEKGGRN; encoded by the coding sequence ATGTCAGCTCCCACGTGTTACAAGTGCAACCGTCCAGGCCACTTTGCCCGCGACTGCAATGCCGGTGGCGGCATGGTAGGTGGAGGCCGTGATATGAGACGCGGTGGTGCTCGCGAAAAGTGCTACAAGTGCAATCAAGTTGGGCACTTTGCGCGTACCTGTCCTGAGGAGGCAGAACGCTGTTATCGTTGCAATGGAATCGGTCACATCTCGAAGGAGTGCACACAAGCTGACAATCCCACTTGCTATAAGTGTAACAAGCTCGGTCACTGGGCGCGTAATTGCCCGGAAGCCATGAACGATCGGAATGTGAGTAACATTTCGTGCTACAAGTGCAACCGCACAGGCCACATTTCCAAGAATTGTCCGGACACGGCGAAGACATGCTACGGCTGCGGTAAGAGCGGTCATCTAAGACGTGAATGTGACGAGAAGGGGGGCCGTAATTAG